In Thermococcus sp., the genomic window CGAAATAGACCGCCCTCCCCTCGAAGGGGGCAACCTCCATGCCGCCCTTGCCAATTATCCCCTTAACACCGAGGGAGAGGAGGCCATCAAGATAGGGGTTCATTCTGGCGCTCGTCGTCGGCCCGGCGGATACAATCTCATAGCCCCCAGCGGTTCTCCTCACAATCGGGCCACAGTGGTATATCACCGCCCCCTCAAGCTCAAAGGAGAGTTTTCCCCTTCCAGCAAGCTCCAGAATCCTCCTGTGGGCCGAATCGCGGGCGGTGTAGATTACCCCCGAGAGGTGCACGATGTCCCCGGCCTTGAGGTTCAAGATGTCCTCCCCGCCCAGAGGGGTCTCCAGCCTCACTGCCACACATCGACCCTCCCGTCGGGCTTT contains:
- a CDS encoding FumA C-terminus/TtdB family hydratase beta subunit, translated to MAVRLETPLGGEDILNLKAGDIVHLSGVIYTARDSAHRRILELAGRGKLSFELEGAVIYHCGPIVRRTAGGYEIVSAGPTTSARMNPYLDGLLSLGVKGIIGKGGMEVAPFEGRAVYFAFTGGAGSLAAKSVKQIVDVLWLEELGIPEAVWVLEVEDFPLLVAIDAHGNSLYR